The Penicillium digitatum chromosome 6, complete sequence genome contains the following window.
TCTAGTGGCTGTTTACTGCCAACGAAACTGTTGCGTCTACTGCTCTGCATATTGCCGCTCCCCCCTAAGAAGTGAAAAGCTCAAATGCCAACGTGCCATTGTTGATATGTAACGTCCTCAAATCAGATCTGCATGCTGACTGGCATGATGACATCTTCATAATCACTATCGCCAATCTGTAACCTATCATTTTGCGCTATAAATGGGGTGGGAAAGAGGTAGTGAAACACAAACCAACAAGACTCGTCACATTTGTCAGATGTCGGCGTGCCTTTCTGCAACCTTTTTGTTCCTGGTGCTCCTGAAGTGGAAATGCGCTGCATGGCATGCGGCCCAAATCCCGCCCAGAAATATACAGCGGTTCTGGCGCTGTGTTTCTTTAAATGGCTTTCGGACGTGTTTTGGAAGATGTCAGAGTGTGTCACATCCATGTCGCCCAACAAGTCTAGAGACAGATACACAGACTTCGGTGACAACATCCTCTGTGTAGTTAAGAGACCTGTTTTACAATATTAACCAGCAAGATTCCCCCAGCCTTTTCGCCGGCGCATTCATGGAGGTGAATCAATCGATAGCCTTCCCGCAGTCGGTCAATTCGGATGCAAGCCCACGCAGCTAACGAGTCCCGACCGATCTCATCGTCCTTGATCTTGATTCtaaagaagaaaaggcaGAATCAAATCAGTGGCTTGCTTATACATCATGCTAGCACCGTCAAATGTGAAACCACAATAGGGCAGCGTGCATGATAGTGGAGGTGGTGCTGAGGAAAGGTACAGGTCGCCCAAGCCCAGTACAGGCATTGTGTTACCCAGGGGGCAGCTTGGAAGAAGCAAATACCAAAGCCCAGGCATCATGTTTATGTGATGCGGGCCCACGCATGCGTATTTCGACGGGTATCACAATGCACGATTTATGCCTGCATACTCGAACCCCAATTCATGTGAGGGGAGGGAGAAAGGCAGCAAGGGGAAAGCTTGTGAAGCAGGAAAGAGGACAAAGTACGAGGCAAATTACTCGATAGATGGATGGAAGCAAGAGATCGGAAAGGAAGACTGACCGTAGGAAGCTCAGCTCCTCAACTATCCCCGCCACGGTCGGGAATTGCAACTTCTGACCCTTGAAGTCCGGGTTACGACCTGAAGAACTCTTCGTGCACCGCCTGTAGCTACTTTTCTCTGTGTCGGAACTCGCGTCGTCCTGGTCCGAGGTAACATCGCCTTCCGGTTCTTCGACGTGCAGCTGGCAGTTCACATAGGGTTTAAATCCCCTCTCGCTGTGATTGCCCGGCGGCAGAGAGAGATGTTGCGCGGCGAAAATCTCGATAGAGAGTGTTAAGCTACGACGGTCGATAACATCCGTCGGAGTATTTTTGCTGCTTCGGTACCCGGAGGGCTTCAATCGCCAGCCGCGGCTTCCGACAAACATTCCATGATTGAGCATCATGCCCTTATCAAGGTTCTGCCAGTTCAATGCTACTAGCTGAGCGCCACGCCGCCAGTAGAATGTCGGATCGAAGTTCGACGAGGTGACTCGGAATGCGTACGGGTAGATACGCATCATCGATGTTCGATTGTGCTCGAACAAGGCGTCGCGGTGGTTGGCATGGGCTTCTCGCGCTGCTCTCTCGGAGAGCGAGAACACATGGAAAGGAATTCTGGCCTCTGTTGATCAAATTAGCATCGCCTTCGTGGCCATATTTAGAATGGTGTTGGGTACCCGGTTGATCAAAATGACTGAAGTGATACGCGCGAGTATAGACAGCCATCTTGGCCAGAGCGTCAAGAATCTTGGCTGGCTTCAGCGGCTGCTGCCCCGAGGACGTATCATCGGATTGTTGCGGCGTCAGCGCCTCTCCTTCGATTTTCTCGTCCTCGTCAACGAATGGAACACATTTGCTTTTAatcaaaattttttttttcaattccaCCAGCGAGGGAAGATTCCCACCCTCCGGATGAGCCTCCACGAGCAATCCTTTCCACGCCTCCAGCATGATATCCACCATTGTCTGTTGCTGCTCAAGAGACGCATGTACCTCAAGACTGATGACCAGTGGGAGATCACTGGCAACAAAGGCACTGTCCCGGATTGCATAGCAGATTTCACGGAATGTGGTTCCCTTGGTCAGGGTGTGACCATGCAGAACACGAGGCTCAATGGGGGCAGGCATATGGCTCGTTGCAGTCTCTGCATCGAGTGGTCGCTTGGGCGACTTGACAGATTTGCGACGAAGTACGCCACTAAGTTTGGCTTCCAACTTGGACGCGACTGATTCTTTCTGTCCTTTGGCGTGTTTCTCGTTGCTACTTTTCTTGGCCTTCGCCTTTTCTTTTAACTTGCTCCCAGAACTGCTCCCTTCTTCAGTCTCGGAATCACGGCTGTCGCTGTCGCTGGAGTTTGCGGTGTCGGATTCTCCATCCCAGACATCAATCTCGACCGACCTGCAGCCGCGGAGGAGGACCTGTTGAATCGTGAGTAAATTGAAATCCGGGTCCTAGGAGCTCATTACATCCCACGGAACGTAATGGCAGGACCATTCTGCAAAGCCGCAACTCACAGATGTATAGGCGCTAGCAGCAGCGTCTCCGTAGAGCTGATTACCCGTCAAATAGGTGTTGTGGCTCGACGAGATGAAGTAATCTGAAATCGGGGCGGAAAGATCCAAAGCTTCTTCAAGTGCCATCGCAGACGAATTCGCATCTTTCATGTAGGCACgaaacgcatcaagagaagCCAAAATGTCGGCGACAGGCTCGGGAGAAGTTGCGACGGTAGTGTCATGCTGCACTTCTTGGAGGAAATAGTTTGTAGTTGGAGCACGCGTATTTACAGTCGTGTAGATCCTTTGGAGATGATCGTCCAAAGATGGGTGGAATTGGTCAACCGTGTATGTTGGTGTCTCGGGTGCCTCGTGAAGTACTAACTGTTTGGCACGGTCCACGAGAGCTTCGACTTTCTCCATTTTGCACTGACTTATTCTTAGTGGGCTATTCGTATGCCGTGTCGGAGATGCATATGCAACCTTATGGATGTTTCGGAAGGGGTAGTCTTGGAAAACAGATTGCCCTGTTTCAGCTGTGCCGTGTGTTTCTGAATTTCAAGTTGAATACAATGTTCCATCGAGGTAAAAATGACAATATGCCGTGGATGAGAAAATCCCAGGGTGACCCGTGCGTCCAACTCCCCCCACTGCCAACGTGGCACGCCTCTGCCTATATCGATATACGACCTGCGACCTTTGATTCTCAACCGTTCGTGAGATCGCTATCCTTCAAACGGAGTAAATTTTCAGGCAAGGTGGATTCATTCAAGACAATCTCGTTTTACTGCTTCGCAGCATCATGgaacatccatggatatgAGACTGAATCCCAAAGGAATAGTTTCAGGCCTATTAGCAACCGACCAAAAAGCCTCTTGATTAGTAGAAGTTAATTCTCTACGCTTCTAAACCCAAATTCCAGCTGATAAATCAAAAGCCCCGCGGTCGAAGGTCTTATAAATCCCCAGGTAAAACCACTCAACGATGTGAAACAATCTGACTCCTTCCAGCTTCAACTCTTAAGAGATACAAATTCTACATCCATCAAACTATGACTGAATCCAAGATTCATTTCTTCGATCTCCTCTCAGACCTACCTGGTATGGACCAAGCCCCGAAGTTAGGTGATACTGCAAACAGACCACTGACTCAACCAGGACCTTCCAAGTCATGGTCTCCCTTCACTTTGCGGACCAGAATGGTCCTTAACTTCAAGGGGATCCCCTACACCCAAAGCTGGATATCATACCCCGATATTGAACCTTTCCTCAAGGCTCAGGGTGTCACACCTGGCAAGTCATCGACACCCTACACACTGCCGGCAATCAGCCATAAGGGGTCAATAACGAGTAACCCAGACGGGGTGCTCATGGATTCTGAGTCGATTGCCACGTACATCGACAAGGTGTACCCATCGCCACCGCTATTCCCCTCCGGCGACGCAAGCTACTCGCTCTTAGTCGCCGTGCTGAATATTATAGACAAGATCGCACCATTTTACAAGCCACTGATAATTCCGAACGTTCCGTCGGGACTGGATGAACGTGGACGGGAGTACTTTATCCGGACGCGGTCTGCGGCTTTCGGGAAGCCGCTTTTGGAGGTCAAGCCAACGGACGAGGCAGAGTTGCTTGCTCTGTGGCAGCTTATCGAGGAGGTGGCGGAACCGCTCGTTGTAATGTTGAAGGGCAAGAATGGGAAGAAGGGACCGTTTTTGGAGGGTGAGAGGGCTGGCTATGCGGACGTTGTTCTCGCTGCGCTTTTGGCTTGGTTCCAGCGCTTTGGCCCGGACACCTTTAAGAAGATACTTGATCTGGGGAATGGGGAGTTCAAAGCGTTTTATGAAGCTTGTTTGCCCTGGCTTGAAGGGCAGGGCGAGGAGAAGGACTGGCCGATTTCCCAGTGAAGGTAGATTGCCTTGGGATTTTGTCAGCGATAGAGAGGAATGCTCGGGATAATCCGCGGCCAGGCTTAGATCTGAGACAAGTGTCATTTGATATATAGCACAATCGAAACGCAAAGCAATGTAATAATACATCCCGGGTGCTCCAAAAAGCCCGGTCTATCCAATATCCAACACTATGGAGGTGGTTCTGGGCGCCTGCGACACAACCTCATCAAGGAAAGTACAATCGCTTTCATGTGTTCCACTCGAATTGATGTGAAACAAGCTTAGAGACCACGCAGGAAATTGGACTCCTTGATGGCCTTCCGTCTGGCATCGCGTGCGCTCTTGATAATCTCCGAGCGCTGCTCGAAGCCTTCGGTGGCGTCGGCCATAGCATCCGCTGAAGGTGCGTCGCGGTTGTAGGGTGCGGGGGTGATGTCATGAGCGTGGTGGTGAGCGGGAATTTTAGCGGCGAGGGGGCCAGTACGGGCGGCCAGCTTCTTTTCATAACGCTTTCGTTGCTTCTTGTTCAAGGCTGCGACAGGGTAAGCATCTTAGAATCAAAAACGGAAACCCAGGAGAGATCTTACTGCTTGGGTCAACACCGCCCTGCTTTGTCTTTGCGTCCTTGGTAGAATCCCCCAAGAGGTTCCATAGCCAATCTGGGTACTCAGAATCCTCTTTGGCGAAGACATCCGGCTTGTTCTTAAAGTAGTTGAGTCCGTTCAATTTGGTCCCGGCCGGACAGCTGCTCGGTGGGCGCACGGCAGTAGGTTTTGTGGGGGCCCCGGCGTTGGAATCTGCGTGGACACCTTCGGGGGTGGTCAAAGGCTGAGAATCGCCGGGGGTGGCGGAAGAGATAGCGGACGGGGTTGTGAGGTCACCGACCGTGGGTTGGCGGGGGGAGGGCGGAGAAGGAGTAGCAGCCACAGGAGGGTTGTTGTCACTGCTGTATGAACGGAATTGACTGCGGACCAGAGGCAGCTGGCGTGCGCATGCTGAAGCCGTCCGGATCACTGGCTGCTGGTTGAATCGAAACAGCATCGTCGTGCGGCAGCTTTTGCAGATCATTATGGAGAGACAGATTAAGGGTAGATGGAGAATAGACTAGGCCAATGTCATGAAGTTTAATAGAAGGCCCTGGACGATAAGGAATCCCAATTGCGTTGGAGATGCAATAAAACACGCGCGGACAAAGCTGTCGCAGAAAACTGCGGCCATATTTGCTgccaagacaaaagaaatgacaCGTGATACGTCAACAAACATAGTGTACACCGTAGAACAGCTTCTTCTCTTGCTACAAGGCTCTGGCTTGTTCCTAGATGAAGTGCATCACTAATTGATTTCCTCGGCAAGCTACGACTCCCTAAACTCCTTGTCTTGACCTCGTCACCCAGACTAGTTGTGCCCAGATGTAGAAAGTAGAAAGTTGTGTCATGTGACACTACACATATCCGcatgagattctgtaaggatcgcatggtttctattggatagtgctaaacactaacgtattcggtaagcgagctggccaccccaaccaaaacgcgtccatgaattagatcttagttagttcaaccacccactatgccaccaattcgtactcaatcctctcgaagatcacgacacgtgatctccgacctgtttatctgaacttcagttctagatcctgttgtagctctgggagctacgtcttgtataatagcctgcccctgcctgtacctgtcaatgggaatctgatctgttacgacctgttcctactagtcatctcctatcataccgtcctgccagcccgcaccctgacagaaGTCGTTACTAAGTACCACGTTATACCCCTCTATATCGACCGCCTATACTACCTTTATTCtaacatgccaagccctcgcttatccaacatgaaGCCTCTTTTCCTGTGACCGAGTGTTTGGCCCAAGCGCcgctgagtagcggcctcaggcaccgagagtatgcaaaccctgcaatcctctAGGGAGCACACGCACATAGTCCCTACAACATTGAGGATCTCGGGGCCGAAATTTATATATTTCACTGCACCCGCAGTGGGATATCTCGTATCTTGCCCTAACCTTTCAGCCCCCGAGTTGAATGCTTTCGCATAATTAATCAGGattagcggcctgatttgccCATGGGATGGCACGCACCACATTCAGCCAACACCTGTGGATTGGTTCTCGACTGCAAACAATCTTTGAGAAACTACTACAAATTCCAGGGATAGGAAGCTCTTGTCAATTTGCATATAGCGAGAAAGCGACACATCTAATTGACTCTGTACACCCATAGGGGAAAACGGTACAAAGATCGACCGAGAATGTTCGCAAGTTACAAAACTCCAACCAATATGCCAAATCAAACAGAAAATCGACAGTAATTATACGGAAACACATGCCACTAAAGGGTTATTGTTCCGATGAGCAGGTATATTTGGAACAGATAAGAAAAGCAAACAAGACATAACTATGACATCGGACCAACAGTCTGAGGACGCTCTGAAGACAGACCACTGACATCCAAGAAGTTGCAGATGTCCTGACACGCATCCTTCAGGCTCTTTTCTGTCTTCCACTGAAGCTCTTCTGTCGATCGGTCGACGACCGCAACACAGGCTCCAACATCACCCTGACGACGTGGCGCGGCACGTCGAGGAATGGGCTTCTCAATAACAGACTCCATGGTGGTGACCACATCCATTACGGAATTTCCCTTTCCAGTTCCGAGATTGAATGTGCGGAAGTTCTCTGTTAGTTTGCCCCTGTTGGCCGAACTGAGCGCGGCAATATGCCCACGAGCCAAATCACTCACGTGGATGAAGTCACGGACAGCAGTCCCATCCTCAGTTTCCCAATCTGTACCAAACATCGCTAGTTCAGAGTACTGACCGGTCATGACTTTGACAACGACAGGAAGCAGGTTTGTTGGTGCCTGTCTTGGGTCTTCGCCCAAAAGACCGGAAGAATCACAGCCAACGGGGTTGAAATAGCGGAGTGCAACAATGGTCCATTCGGGGTCTGATGTGGCCAAGTCCGCCAGGATGGTTTCACACATCCATTTTGTGCGACCGTACGGGTTTGTGATACCAGTGCATCCAGGTTGGATAGATTGTTGTGAGCCTTCATGATCTATGTACAACTCTTCCTTGTGAACACAGAGTTCCTCTTTCAATGGAAGCCCAGAGGTTGCAAGGGTTCCATATACGGTGGCGGACGACGAGAAGATAAAGGTCTTGATGCCGAAGGCTCCAAGTGTTGTGGCGAAGTCGACAAGCCCACTGACGTTATTTGAGTAATACTTCAGTGGCATCCGAATGCTCTCCTCTACAGCTTTATACGCTGCAAAGTGGATGACTCCGGCGATTCTCGACTTGGGAGCTCCCCACTGAGACGGGAGTCGGTACTCTTCGAGCAGCGGCTGAAGGGTTTTGGTGTCGCGATAGTCGTGTGCGTGCAACCGCAGAGATGGCATTTTCGTGCCATTGGCCTCATGATGCTTTTTGGCCAAAAGGCCGATGCGGTCGAAAACGTTTTCGAATGCATTGCTAAGATTGTCGATCACAATGACGTTGTAGTTGGCCTTGAGCAGCTCAAGCGTGGTGTGACTGCCGATAAAGCCGAGTCCACCAGTGACAAGAATGTGGCTTTGCAAAGGGAGCCCGCGCAACAAGTCAGGGAGATTGTCGAATGGGTCTCCAGCCTCCGTTGCGGGTGTGTCCAGGGCAATAGGAGATTCCACAGGGCTGCCTGCATCGGACCTCTGGGGGCTGTTCGCTCTCGAGGAGGCAAAAGATGTTGGCTCAATCATGGCGAGAAGTTAACAATGAATGTCAGGCAAGTTCTGCTACCACAGCAAACCAAGATAGAAAATGACCTATGTTGTTAAATGGCCACGACCGAGATATGCTCACTCTTCGGTGGGCCCTTAACCAAGGTTTTATACTAAACAAGCGAGGTACCTGTGTTGCTTCACTCGGGTTCTCCGTCTGGGCTAATCTATTGTGCCATCCTTCCTTGGCGAATGATGATCCATCACAGTTCCCCTGACAAaaatagaagaaaaagaaacaaaagggATAAGCATACGCGGATTaacccccccaaaagacATCGTGTAAGAGGGGCAGTAtgcatacggagtacctgGAACAGAACCATCGGGCAAGATGCCCCTTGGTGGGCCGGACATGCGGCTGGGTCTTGGGGGTATCATTTGGTCCGAATGCCCTAAGTGCCCCTCTACCTATTTGTCAGGACCTCAGCTCGAGCTAGTATAACAATGGAATTATTATTTATTTCTATTTTCAGAATTTCTTTCAGTGTTTTTCTTGCACGGGGTATTTTCTTTgtattttctttcttttttccaaCGCCTCAGCCAAGGCCTGTTCTATATGTGGTCGAGGCCCCATACGCATGTTTGGGCCGGGACAACTCAGTCTCACCAGCAAATTCTTTCGATGTGTTTTTATTTAAATGGCCACCAGTGTTTGAAAAATTTCTTGCTAGTATGTAACCGGTAGTGCTCACGATTCCACTTTCTTTATTTCGACTTTCCCTCTGTAAAATGTCGGACCCCGAAAAACACGTGAGCAAGCGGACATGTCTTAAGTCGAAGCGTTCTCGTTTCTTAGCAATTGTGCTTCTAATTGTGATCATTGCGGCCGTTATTCCCTCCGTTGTCGTCACTACTCTCCGCAAGAAGAATAACATGGGTCCGAAAGCGAAGGTCTTCGTTCCACTCTACGTATACCCTGCTCCCGAGGCGTGGGCTCCGCTGGAAAATGTGTATGTTTTAAACCCTTGTTCATCccaatttcttttctctctcagTTTACGGAGTGCTTTCTACCCCGGCCAGTAGCCCACTACAGTCATCATGTCACGCCGTTTGTGCGTCAAACCATGCCATCAAatataatttttttttttttaaaaaaagaatgaagTCGTGGAAAACAGCTACTGAACGCCACAGGATATCTACCCACCCCGAGGTCAACTTTACCGTCGTAATAAATCCGGGAAATGGTCCAGGGCCCGACTCTCTCCCGGATGGCAATTACACCCGTGAGATACCAAAGCTCAATGCTTATGCAAATGTGCGGCTGTTGGGTTATGTGTATACCTCATATGGAAAGCGCGACGTTTCTGCGGTTCGCGAGGATATCCAAACTTATGCCGACTGGCCGACTAATTCCTCCAACCCCAATCTGGCAGTTCGAGGAATTTTCTTCGATGAAACACCTCAGCAATACGATGCTCAAACCATGACGTATCTGCAAGGGTTGAAAGACTTTGTCAAGGACCGTCAGGATCTTGGCCCTGATCGATTTGTGAGTCCAATTCTTTCGGGAGTCTATTTTTACTTTACAACTTGTTCACTGCCCCGTCCCATGCACCCCTATCTCGCATCATCGTAGGCCTATATTTTGGCATCTTTGTTTTGGTTCGTTCTGTTTTGAATTTTCATCTCTCTCGGTTCCATGTCACTTACCCAAGCCACACGATGGCTTTCTTGACTTTTGTCCCAACATCACAATTTCAACCCCGGCATCCCCCACAATGGTTTCTCCTTCTGGGATACATTGGTGAAGTACGTTCAACTAATCGACTATGTCAGGTTGTCCATAATCCCGGCGCTATACCCGATTCTCGGTACTTGGCAACCGCAGATTCAACCGTTGTTTTCGAAGCCGCCTACACTACTTTCCAGGAACGGCATGGCGCCAAGCTATTTACCAATATCGCGGACAGCAATCGTACTCAACTTTGCGCTATCGTTCACTCTGTACCTGAAGCTGTCGAGGGCAATGCCCTTCGCAGCTTGGTTAAGCAGGTGCGCAAGGTTGCGGATGAGGTGTACATCACCCATCTCAGCACAGACTATTATGCCTCCTTTGGGTCCAGGTGGATTGAGTTCGTCAACCTGATGGCAGAGTAGGGGTTGGATTTCTGTATTTAAAAGGTTTGTTCTAGTCTGATGTGCAAGCGAAGTAAATTGGGCCAAGCAAGTATGTGCATATTCAATTTTAGCCAGCATCTTTTTTACTCATTTGAGTTTATTGATCCTACGAGCCGATAATAGTTTATTGCTAGTCCATTTGAGTTTTCTTGATTGTCGGCATAGAACGGAAGGGAAAAATTTCTGATTCTCCTTCTATTCTTTCAATGGAAGGCAAGCCGTCGTTGTTAGAGGTAAGCTAGACTTTTTAGGTCGAGGTGGAGTTTATGGGTGGAGAATGCATGTATGGTGGTAATTTTCATTCGTtatttttgtcttttttgtctttttgtCTTTTACCATACCAAAAAACGCTCGCAAGATCTGCTAATACAAAAAACATAAAGCCACACAGGTAATTAATTTATTCTGACCAAAAGGAGGTCCTGTAGATTGGAACATGTGGCAATGCAAAATTATGATTGGATGGCGGACCATGGGGATTTATCTCAAACTGGAGGGTGGATTTTGTATGTGGTTGTAGGGCATCCGCTCGATGCGAGGTGTAAGGCAAATATGGCTCAACATTGTCTGGCATGACTCGGTTTGACTAATCACATAGAAACCCTCAAAATTTTTCCTTCCCGGGGTCACGATCCAGACCAGAGTCCTTTGTAAAGTCTCTGAGTTGCTGCCCTTCCGATTGATCTACGACATATGAAATTTGCAG
Protein-coding sequences here:
- a CDS encoding UDP-glucose 4-epimerase, putative — its product is MIEPTSFASSRANSPQRSDAGSPVESPIALDTPATEAGDPFDNLPDLLRGLPLQSHILVTGGLGFIGSHTTLELLKANYNVIVIDNLSNAFENVFDRIGLLAKKHHEANGTKMPSLRLHAHDYRDTKTLQPLLEEYRLPSQWGAPKSRIAGVIHFAAYKAVEESIRMPLKYYSNNVSGLVDFATTLGAFGIKTFIFSSSATVYGTLATSGLPLKEELCVHKEELYIDHEGSQQSIQPGCTGITNPYGRTKWMCETILADLATSDPEWTIVALRYFNPVGCDSSGLLGEDPRQAPTNLLPVVVKVMTGQYSELAMFGTDWETEDGTAVRDFIHVSDLARGHIAALSSANRGKLTENFRTFNLGTGKGNSVMDVVTTMESVIEKPIPRRAAPRRQGDVGACVAVVDRSTEELQWKTEKSLKDACQDICNFLDVSGLSSERPQTVGPMS
- a CDS encoding mitochondrial 54S ribosomal protein mL54, whose protein sequence is MICKSCRTTMLFRFNQQPVIRTASACARQLPLVRSQFRSYSSDNNPPVAATPSPPSPRQPTVGDLTTPSAISSATPGDSQPLTTPEGVHADSNAGAPTKPTAVRPPSSCPAGTKLNGLNYFKNKPDVFAKEDSEYPDWLWNLLGDSTKDAKTKQGGVDPSTLNKKQRKRYEKKLAARTGPLAAKIPAHHHAHDITPAPYNRDAPSADAMADATEGFEQRSEIIKSARDARRKAIKESNFLRGL
- a CDS encoding Glutathione S-transferase, C-terminal, with the protein product MFHRGKNDNMPWMRKSQGDPPAVEASTLKRYKFYIHQTMTESKIHFFDLLSDLPGPSKSWSPFTLRTRMVLNFKGIPYTQSWISYPDIEPFLKAQGVTPDGVLMDSESIATYIDKVYPSPPLFPSGDASYSLLVAVLNIIDKIAPFYKPLIIPNVPSGLDERGREYFIRTRSAAFGKPLLEVKPTDEAELLALWQLIEEVAEPLVVMLKGKNGKKGPFLEGERAGYADVVLAALLAWFQRFGPDTFKKILDLGNGEFKAFYEACLPWLEGQGEEKDWPISQ
- a CDS encoding Cell surface spherulin 4-like protein, putative yields the protein MSDPEKHVSKRTCLKSKRSRFLAIVLLIVIIAAVIPSVVVTTLRKKNNMGPKAKVFVPLYVYPAPEAWAPLENVISTHPEVNFTVVINPGNGPGPDSLPDGNYTREIPKLNAYANVRLLGYVYTSYGKRDVSAVREDIQTYADWPTNSSNPNLAVRGIFFDETPQQYDAQTMTYLQGLKDFVKDRQDLGPDRFVVHNPGAIPDSRYLATADSTVVFEAAYTTFQERHGAKLFTNIADSNRTQLCAIVHSVPEAVEGNALRSLVKQVRKVADEVYITHLSTDYYASFGSRWIEFVNLMAE
- a CDS encoding Phosphoinositide-specific phospholipase C, putative, producing MEKVEALVDRAKQIYTTVNTRAPTTNYFLQEVQHDTTVATSPEPVADILASLDAFRAYMKDANSSAMALEEALDLSAPISDYFISSSHNTYLTGNQLYGDAAASAYTSVLLRGCRSVEIDVWDGESDTANSSDSDSRDSETEEGSSSGSKLKEKAKAKKSSNEKHAKGQKESVASKLEAKLSGVLRRKSVKSPKRPLDAETATSHMPAPIEPRVLHGHTLTKGTTFREICYAIRDSAFVASDLPLVISLEVHASLEQQQTMVDIMLEAWKGLLVEAHPEGGNLPSLVELKKKILIKSKCVPFVDEDEKIEGEALTPQQSDDTSSGQQPLKPAKILDALAKMAVYTRAYHFSHFDQPEARIPFHVFSLSERAAREAHANHRDALFEHNRTSMMRIYPYAFRVTSSNFDPTFYWRRGAQLVALNWQNLDKGMMLNHGMFVGSRGWRLKPSGYRSSKNTPTDVIDRRSLTLSIEIFAAQHLSLPPGNHSERGFKPYVNCQLHVEEPEGDVTSDQDDASSDTEKSSYRRCTKSSSGRNPDFKGQKLQFPTVAGIVEELSFLRIKIKDDEIGRDSLAAWACIRIDRLREGYRLIHLHECAGEKAGGILLVNIVKQVS